Part of the Mytilus edulis chromosome 9, xbMytEdul2.2, whole genome shotgun sequence genome, AAGCAAAGCACTAATACAGTATCTTATAAGCACTAAAAGTTCTATCAGACAGTTTTTTACACTCTAAAACCTTTGTTACTACTGGCAGATGACTTCTGTTTGTTGGTAGACTTTGGGCAATGACGAATAGTGTGCGCGTTGTCACCTGTGGCTCCACATGTTGGACACGTGTACTTCCTAAGGATTGGGCAAGCAACTTTACCACGATTATCTTTCAACACATGAGAAGTGTACCACTCGCGGACTTCACCGTTTCTTTTACACAGGACACAATAGGAGTCGTCGATCTCAGCATTCTCTGGATCAAAGGCTGTTTGTTGAGTGTGTGTTTCTGGCAGCTTTCCAGATGGGTTGTAGACTGAAAAGTCAGGTGGTGGCTGAACTAATGTTGAACGCCATAGATCTTGTGCGTTTGGTCTTTTGACAACTGATGAGAAAGAATCTCTGGGTGCTGGTAGACCTGGTAGACCTGGTAGACCTGGTGGTGGCTGAATTGTTGGCACTGGTGGCATTACTTGGCTATGTACATTAAACGGCATATGTGCGTTGTTGCTTTGGACGTGAACGTGTTGCAGGTAAGATGTTACTTCTTGCAGACTGGTAAGTGCTTCAATGTTGGACATGAGTACGTCAGCAGTTGTTGGTGGTACTGAGTCATAAGACATGGTGCTGGTAGTAGACTGAGTTTCTATGTAGTCCATTGGCATAATATCAAGAAGATCTGCTGAGTGGTCAATCATTGGTGGCTCTTTGTCTCTAGGATCTTGACCACGACTTAGCATGGTACTAAGGTTCAAGTAATCAGTTGACCAAGTGTAAGACATGTTGAAACAGTTATGAAAATATTGGgtcaaaatttctttttattacaaattttgagAAATTACTGACCAATTAAGAATTTGTTATTACAATGAAGCCATTTATTAGAATTCTATTGgactattttaattttgaataataattagGATTAACGATATCACAATAATGCACTGAAGCTCCGCCCTTTGTTGATTTAAGCTTTCCAAATTACCAACCATGAAAATCACTGCTAAAAAAAAGACAAGcaagtttaatgaaaattttaaaatcttttatttattacCAATTTTTTGTGATTCTTTTAGAATAAAGTAAAACTGCGAAAATGCTTTCTCTATTATGTTTGAACCTGATAAATTCATTCAGAATGGCTACAATTTGTCTGTATGGCTTTGTGTTATGATAGATAAATTATCCCCCA contains:
- the LOC139489950 gene encoding uncharacterized protein, which produces MSYTWSTDYLNLSTMLSRGQDPRDKEPPMIDHSADLLDIMPMDYIETQSTTSTMSYDSVPPTTADVLMSNIEALTSLQEVTSYLQHVHVQSNNAHMPFNVHSQVMPPVPTIQPPPGLPGLPGLPAPRDSFSSVVKRPNAQDLWRSTLVQPPPDFSVYNPSGKLPETHTQQTAFDPENAEIDDSYCVLCKRNGEVREWYTSHVLKDNRGKVACPILRKYTCPTCGATGDNAHTIRHCPKSTNKQKSSASSNKGFRV